GCGCTTCATCCCAAGCGACTGTTTTGCGTGCGTCGACGAGTGCTGCCGAGTGTTTGGCAAAATTCGAAATGAATTTAAGTGGCGTACAACAACTGGCGTCCCAGCGAGCGGCAAAACGGTTTGCGGCGCTGGCAGTTAGATTAGATTCGTCCGAATTCTGACGACTGACGGGCGCGGAAACGGAGCAGTCGTACTTTGGCGCTATTCCCGGTAGCAAACCATCGCTGCTGCTTGAGGATAGGGAAGAAGATTCAGACACTTCAATGTTAACATGTTGGCGGTGAAGTGTCAACTTGTGTTGTTGCGTTGCAGACGAGCGAGAAAGCACCGAATTCGATGAAACAGACTTATGTAGCGGGTGTTGATTCATTGACTTAATGGGTTGTGGTGTGGTGGATAATGGCGTGGTTGATGATGCGCAAGAAGAGGAGGATGTGTTAATGAGCGTGCGATTAGTGACATGCAAAGTGTTATAAGATggcgttgatgttgttgttgatgatggTCTGATTGGTGTAGTGGCAGATGAGTAACTGTTGTTGATTTGTGAAAGTGCGGGACTACGGAATAGTACGCGCAATTTGGGGTGCTTCTGATTATTGGAAAAGTTGGGTGTCTATAATATTAGATATGTGAACAGGCAGTCAGACAATGGACGTTGAAGTAGACAGAGTACGGCACAaaggagtaaataaaaaaaaaaacaaagaaaagtacATGCGTTTTAATACCACAGAAGCAAACAtttataaaagcaataaaagatACTCACTTCACCGCCAGCTGTGGGCGTTGCAGTAGCTACAGCTGTACGTTTTGGTGTTCTTGACATGATGCCTTTATGGAAAATGTGTTTCTTGATAGAGTCGCCTATAGATTTGGCGCTGCGCGACGCATCTGTGCCCTTCAATCGATTCATAACCACCAATTGGAGCGGTGTACCTGCCCCAAAGGGAGACAAATTAAACGGGAATGCTTAAAACGAAACAACAGCCATGAAGCTTACCCTGTCCATTCTGTTTGTTGAATTGTTTGATAAGACGGCGCTTCTTGGACGATTCTGGCAAGCTTTGTATGTGCGCATAGAGCTGTGCCAGCTCCGTATCTGTGTTGTTAGCAGTGTGCGCCGCAGCCGTTTTTTCGCGATCCACGAAAGTGTAAACCGTGTTCACCGTCGACATATCTGATATGGACTCATCCAGTGTTTGCTCTGGCGACATGGTCTTCTTACGTTTGCGTTCCATGAAATATGCCCGTATGTCTGTTGATAATTTTGCAGGCATTTCGAAAATCTCTTGTCCTTTGCATACCATATAAGCGATGATGCTAGACATTGTTTTGGAAATGTAGTGTAATGCTTCTGGTGGCAGATTACGCGGACAAATAAGATGCGGCGCGAAAATTGTAGCCAAATTTTCGGGTGTCATTTTATTATGGCATTCATATGCCGTCACGGCATGCAAAATTTCAATGATGTGTTGCAGCAATTGCCGATTTTCATCGGGTAAAAGCAACAAGAGCAGCTGGATTGAGCTGAGCAAGTGTTGTTCACGTTTTATTCTTTCCGGATTTAAGGGTCGTGTAAGAGTGCCCGTGCTACTGCTGCTCGTTGAGCCAGCGCCCAGGCATAGCGGCGCTATTTGCTGATGTGCTGGATAGTGGGCGTCTGTGAGTAGCGGTTCGGGCAGTTCGGCAAGATAACCTTTGAATACCGTCGCACAATCGTGTGCCGAATACCCACCCTCTTCCATGTCGATAGGTTTGTCATTTTGCACTTGCAGACGCAGCTCATTTTGCCGAGAAGTGGAGCCAGTTTTACGGAAAATGCCTTCCTGCTTCAAATCTGAAAAAGATGGTCGTTAATacgtttaaaatatatttcattacaGCTCGCCAAATTAACCTACTTTTCTCTAGCAATAAGAATGTCTTCAGCTCCTCAAGGTGCAGCAAGAAGCCAGCGTTGATTTGTTGATGCAAAACTTCTACAGGACTACTCTCTGCACTAGTCGAACCCTTTGACCCGGTGTTCGCGCATCCCGTGGTTGTCGTGTGCTTTTGCTTCTTCGACAATCGATTCCATTTCTTCAGCTTACCTTTATCCTCGTATACTATTTCATGGCAAGGTAAATCAAATCTGTGATGAATGGCCATACATTtgtgattttcaatattattttaaaaacaaattatgttaTTTTACTCACTCGTCGGTATTCAAATCCAGCTCGAATGAGAGATGCATGCGCACCAACGATTTGAATTTCTCATAATTTAATTTACGCATATGCGCCGCTATGTCGGCATCTGAAAACCTATTCAAATTCACACAATCCAAATCCATTGTCGTTTGCGACTATACACCCCAGCAGCTGCGCCTGTGCGGTATGACAAATGTACACAGAGACGAGGAGGCACGCCTatattgcttgttgttgtttcgtGTCGCACAAGTAGTCACACAAAAATATCAACTAATTGGCGTAGGCAATGTTCCACTTATTTTACAGGATAATTATTACAAATGAAGAAATATTAAAGACGACGCGCTAACTAAACAAAAATCTAAGCTCCGCATTTTTTCAAGGCTTTTGTGAGAATATTGTTTGTTAAATCAGCGAAAATATAACTTGAAAAAGCGCGTATAAAATCTAATTGAACGCAGCGAGTTCCAACTGAACCGCTGTCATTTAAAAATATGCTAATTAATACAGTGACACTAAAACTTTTGAATACTTTGAGTGGTAGCCCAAATGTTATTTTAAGTGTCCCACAGAGTGATATAagagaattgaatttttttttgttttgacgtgataacgtcttataattcgatttaacaggctgcacgcacgaaaaaatgtgtcgttaccttgctcattactgttcattgccgttaccttgctcatactagtgttaccttgctcattactgttcatatgtagttaccttgctcatatgtagttaccttgctcatatgtagttaccttgctcatattagtgttaccttgctcatatgtagttaccttgctcatatgtagttaccttgctcatattagtgttaccttgctcatatgtagttaccttgctcatattagtgttaccttgctcatatgtagttaccttgctcatatgtagttaccttgctcatatgtagttaccttgctcattgcattgaatgaactgcaagcgaaagagcggaaggaacgacaaagcaaacaaagcaaacgaacggcaacgttcgacatcttgctctcccctacttaagtgagcgtatatatgtatgtatgtatatgcgcatatgtacatatataaattcacgtatttgtattggcatatgccttcttattgattattattattttgatttacttgagaatttcaaataaaaccaagtttgttaataatacctgttgttttaatgttattattattatttttgacgtgataacgtcttataattcgatttaacaagctgcacgcacgaaaaaatgtgtcgttaccttgctcattactgttcattgccgttaccttgctcatactagtgttaccttgctcattactgttcatatgtagttaccttgctcatatgtagttaccttgctcatatgtagttaccttgctcatattagtgttaccttgctcatatgtagttaccttgctcatatgtagttaccttgctcatatgtagttaccttgctcatatgtagttaccttgctcatatgtagttagcttgctcatattagtgttaccttgctcatatgtagttaccttgctcatatgtagttaccttgctcatatgtagttaccttgctcatatgtagttaccttgctcattgcattgaatgaactgcaagcgaaagagcggaaggaacgacaaagcaaacaaagcaaacgaacggcaacgttcgacatcttgctctcc
The sequence above is drawn from the Anastrepha obliqua isolate idAnaObli1 chromosome 4, idAnaObli1_1.0, whole genome shotgun sequence genome and encodes:
- the LOC129245202 gene encoding uncharacterized protein LOC129245202; this translates as MDLDCVNLNRFSDADIAAHMRKLNYEKFKSLVRMHLSFELDLNTDEFDLPCHEIVYEDKGKLKKWNRLSKKQKHTTTTGCANTGSKGSTSAESSPVEVLHQQINAGFLLHLEELKTFLLLEKNLKQEGIFRKTGSTSRQNELRLQVQNDKPIDMEEGGYSAHDCATVFKGYLAELPEPLLTDAHYPAHQQIAPLCLGAGSTSSSSTGTLTRPLNPERIKREQHLLSSIQLLLLLLPDENRQLLQHIIEILHAVTAYECHNKMTPENLATIFAPHLICPRNLPPEALHYISKTMSSIIAYMVCKGQEIFEMPAKLSTDIRAYFMERKRKKTMSPEQTLDESISDMSTVNTVYTFVDREKTAAAHTANNTDTELAQLYAHIQSLPESSKKRRLIKQFNKQNGQGTPLQLVVMNRLKGTDASRSAKSIGDSIKKHIFHKGIMSRTPKRTAVATATPTAGGETPNFSNNQKHPKLRVLFRSPALSQINNSYSSATTPIRPSSTTTSTPSYNTLHVTNRTLINTSSSSCASSTTPLSTTPQPIKSMNQHPLHKSVSSNSVLSRSSATQQHKLTLHRQHVNIEVSESSSLSSSSSDGLLPGIAPKYDCSVSAPVSRQNSDESNLTASAANRFAARWDASCCTPLKFISNFAKHSAALVDARKTVAWDEAHLLDVEEISNPCTPIQQTPAEYKSRYKSEPNLSCAIGTVASGTGAKESASKYASGSRSLTRKLIKGVSMNSLRSYFATPESTKRLVRSVSSSLRRRSAGDDELPKVCLNTTEEQTYKIVQQINTDAVVSLEDLDDETFEDNPDDQLDSDSDSAEEEEDEYEMEYSAAHDIGLTTVDGRSSNSNSSDNITTRYHQQLLLQQSGVYRNMDLITSTPSLLLGRRSMSPITKSTQRMPKSMQESIMTPRSRKPVMVLTTTHSSSDQNQTICQTDFSNFREQDEDETGHSRGSVDFSQQDVDEVDTAPHLQCDDATSLDSYADLMAMQQPGLAMLKHNERNVEKVDPLSSNFKEYLRSRSVFTASPVDSSFSSQPDDFGSPQNIHGLNDSQLSPSLLYCLDGHEPDENALVDEKSNNLKHDEHALQPTTAASNSAGTNVAASANKCCTPHSSYYRNRLYALNNARKRAANSDFETVTQTELTAATGAVASNSNTTIEGHNSRTTTANKENIEHVENYLRSRKLLISEYPGETSF